Proteins found in one Pectobacterium atrosepticum genomic segment:
- the norW gene encoding NADH:flavorubredoxin reductase NorW — MKDIVIIGAGFAARQLIRQLRKLDAHCPIRLITADSGDEYNKPGLSHVMSLQQHADDLTKMQATAFAEENCIALLANTRVTAIDRNAQEVVCGTDRYDYHKLVFATGASAIVPPIPGREHMLTLNSQQEYRTHEARLWQAERVLVLGAGLIGTELAMDLSRAGKRVTLVDCASSILPTLMPPEVSARLQFTLTQQGVSLLLNTTVQQLEKTETGVQARFTDGRTVEVDEIISAVGLQANMQLAKAAGLSVQKGIQTNAQLQTPDPQIYALGDCAEIGGKLLPFLQPIQLSAITLAKNLLGASEALTLPPMLVKIKTPLFPLQMAGDTTGSDLHWQQEWNEQGMVAKALDSQQRLRAFVVGGERMKEAFPLLRQLSATI; from the coding sequence ATGAAAGATATCGTTATTATTGGCGCAGGCTTTGCAGCCCGTCAGCTTATCCGGCAGCTACGTAAGCTGGATGCTCACTGCCCTATCCGCCTCATCACCGCCGACAGCGGTGATGAGTACAACAAGCCGGGTTTAAGCCATGTGATGAGCCTGCAGCAGCACGCCGACGATCTAACCAAAATGCAGGCAACCGCGTTTGCTGAAGAAAACTGTATTGCGCTACTGGCAAACACCCGCGTTACCGCCATTGACCGCAACGCGCAAGAGGTCGTCTGCGGAACGGATCGTTACGATTACCACAAGCTGGTGTTCGCAACCGGGGCCAGCGCAATAGTGCCGCCAATTCCGGGGCGCGAACACATGCTGACGCTCAATAGTCAGCAGGAATACCGCACCCACGAAGCTCGGCTCTGGCAGGCCGAACGCGTGCTGGTGCTCGGTGCCGGACTCATCGGCACCGAACTGGCGATGGATCTGAGCCGCGCCGGAAAACGCGTCACGCTGGTTGACTGCGCCAGCAGCATTCTGCCTACGTTGATGCCGCCTGAAGTCAGCGCACGCCTGCAATTCACGCTGACGCAGCAGGGCGTTTCACTGTTGCTAAACACGACTGTGCAGCAACTGGAGAAAACCGAAACGGGCGTGCAGGCTAGGTTTACTGATGGGCGCACGGTGGAAGTAGACGAAATCATCTCCGCTGTCGGTTTGCAGGCCAACATGCAACTGGCGAAAGCGGCAGGTTTGTCGGTGCAGAAAGGCATTCAGACCAATGCGCAATTACAGACCCCCGATCCGCAGATTTATGCGTTGGGCGACTGCGCGGAAATTGGCGGTAAGCTCTTACCTTTCCTGCAACCGATTCAACTCAGTGCCATCACGCTGGCGAAAAACCTGCTGGGTGCCAGTGAGGCGCTGACCCTGCCGCCGATGCTGGTTAAAATCAAAACGCCGCTGTTTCCCTTACAGATGGCAGGCGATACCACCGGCAGCGATTTGCACTGGCAGCAGGAATGGAACGAACAGGGTATGGTGGCCAAAGCGTTAGATAGTCAGCAAAGGCTGCGTGCCTTTGTGGTCGGCGGCGAGCGGATGAAAGAGGCATTTCCGCTGCTACGACAGCTTTCAGCTACCATCTGA
- the cysK gene encoding cysteine synthase A, which yields MSKIYEDNSFTIGHTPLVRLNRIGNGRILAKVESRNPSFSVKCRIGSNLIWDAEKRGVLKPGIELVEPTSGNTGIALAYVAAARGYKLTLTMPETMSIERRKLLKALGANLVLTEGAKGMKGAIAKAEEIVASDPSRYLLLQQFSNPANPEIHEKTTGPEIWEDTDGEVDVFISGVGTGGTLTGVSRYLKNTKGKAIISVAVEPTDSPVISQALAGEELKPGPHKIQGIGAGFIPGNLDLELIDRVEKVTNEEAISTARRLMEEEGILAGISSGAAVAAALNLLKEKEFDGKTIVVILPSSGERYLSTALFADLFTEQELQQ from the coding sequence ATGAGCAAGATCTACGAAGACAATTCTTTCACAATCGGCCATACGCCGCTGGTTCGCCTGAACCGTATCGGCAACGGACGCATTCTGGCTAAAGTGGAATCCCGCAACCCCAGCTTCAGCGTAAAATGCCGTATCGGCTCCAACCTGATTTGGGATGCAGAAAAGCGTGGCGTTCTCAAACCGGGCATCGAACTGGTTGAACCTACCAGCGGAAACACAGGAATCGCCCTGGCCTACGTCGCGGCGGCTCGCGGCTACAAGCTCACTCTCACCATGCCGGAAACCATGAGTATTGAGCGTCGTAAGCTACTGAAAGCGCTGGGTGCTAATCTGGTGCTGACCGAAGGCGCCAAAGGCATGAAAGGGGCTATCGCCAAAGCAGAAGAGATTGTCGCTAGCGATCCGAGCCGTTATTTGCTGTTGCAGCAGTTCAGCAACCCAGCTAACCCAGAGATTCACGAAAAGACCACCGGCCCTGAAATCTGGGAAGATACTGACGGTGAGGTTGATGTCTTTATCTCTGGCGTCGGTACAGGCGGTACGCTGACTGGCGTGAGCCGCTACCTCAAGAACACCAAAGGCAAGGCCATCATCAGCGTGGCGGTTGAACCTACTGATTCACCGGTGATCTCTCAAGCGCTCGCGGGCGAAGAGCTGAAACCCGGTCCGCACAAGATTCAGGGCATCGGCGCAGGTTTCATTCCTGGAAACCTGGATCTGGAACTGATTGACCGCGTAGAAAAAGTGACGAACGAAGAAGCGATCAGCACCGCACGCCGTTTGATGGAAGAAGAAGGCATTCTGGCTGGTATCTCTTCCGGCGCAGCTGTTGCCGCAGCACTGAATTTACTCAAAGAGAAAGAGTTCGACGGTAAAACTATCGTCGTTATTCTGCCCTCTTCCGGCGAGCGCTACCTCAGTACCGCACTCTTTGCCGACCTGTTCACCGAGCAGGAACTGCAACAATAG
- the zipA gene encoding cell division protein ZipA, giving the protein MQDLRLILIVVGAIAIIALLLHGLWTSRKERSSLFRDRPVKRAKKARDETPLDDLDEGVGEVRVKGARPQQSEPSFDSASVDSSSFDNYGSAREDVRSEAKSPFEHMSPVSAYDPLLDEATPVDSPRSQVRGDANPQVVDPRQTFIPESDIDAPREPFAYDAPSSAQQQPVSHSLHEKVQPAPQQPAEPAAAKETVLVLHVVAHQGGVIGGELLLQSLLQAGFQFGEMNIFHRHVNPAGAGPVLFSLANMVKPGSFNVDTMSEFSTPGVSIFMMVPSYGDAGQNFKLMLQSAQRIADDVGGVVQDDERRMMTPQKVESYKARIRDVLKANA; this is encoded by the coding sequence ATGCAGGACTTGCGTCTGATATTAATCGTTGTTGGCGCGATCGCTATAATAGCGCTTTTACTTCACGGCTTGTGGACCAGCCGTAAAGAGCGTTCGTCCCTTTTTCGTGACCGCCCGGTTAAACGTGCAAAGAAAGCGCGTGATGAAACGCCGCTTGACGATCTGGATGAAGGCGTTGGCGAAGTTCGCGTTAAGGGGGCTCGCCCGCAGCAGAGTGAGCCTTCATTTGATAGCGCTTCAGTTGATAGCTCTTCATTTGATAACTACGGTAGTGCGCGCGAAGATGTTCGCTCAGAAGCGAAATCGCCGTTCGAGCACATGTCTCCCGTGTCTGCTTACGATCCTTTACTGGACGAAGCGACGCCAGTAGATTCTCCGCGTTCTCAGGTGCGTGGTGATGCCAATCCGCAGGTTGTCGACCCCAGACAAACCTTTATTCCTGAATCGGATATTGACGCTCCGCGTGAACCGTTTGCGTATGATGCGCCGTCATCTGCGCAACAGCAGCCTGTCTCGCATTCGCTGCATGAGAAAGTTCAGCCTGCGCCTCAGCAACCTGCTGAGCCTGCCGCGGCAAAAGAAACCGTTTTGGTGCTGCATGTGGTGGCGCATCAAGGCGGTGTCATCGGCGGTGAACTGCTGTTACAAAGCCTGCTTCAGGCCGGTTTCCAGTTTGGTGAAATGAATATTTTCCATCGTCATGTAAACCCAGCTGGCGCTGGGCCGGTGTTGTTTAGCTTGGCGAATATGGTTAAACCTGGCTCGTTCAATGTGGATACGATGTCCGAATTCTCGACGCCCGGCGTGTCTATTTTCATGATGGTGCCGTCTTATGGTGACGCCGGACAAAACTTTAAACTGATGTTACAGTCTGCGCAGCGTATCGCTGACGATGTTGGCGGTGTGGTGCAGGATGATGAGCGTCGTATGATGACGCCGCAGAAGGTTGAATCCTACAAAGCCCGCATTCGCGATGTGCTGAAAGCCAACGCCTGA
- a CDS encoding accessory factor UbiK family protein produces MIDPKKIEQIARQVHESMPKGIRELGDDVEKKIRQVLQAQLTRLDLVNREEFDIQTQVLLRTREKIARLEQRLTELEAKLSAEEKPAVVQEVAPEND; encoded by the coding sequence ATGATTGACCCAAAGAAGATTGAGCAAATCGCCCGTCAAGTGCATGAATCCATGCCAAAAGGTATCCGGGAATTGGGTGATGATGTGGAGAAAAAGATCCGTCAGGTCTTGCAAGCACAGCTGACACGACTGGATTTGGTAAATCGTGAAGAGTTCGATATTCAGACGCAGGTTCTACTCCGCACGCGCGAGAAGATTGCGCGCCTGGAACAGCGCCTGACCGAGCTAGAAGCGAAATTGTCTGCGGAAGAAAAGCCAGCCGTAGTGCAGGAAGTCGCGCCGGAAAACGACTAA
- the tehB gene encoding SAM-dependent methyltransferase TehB: MQDLICYKKMPQWNSQTLPAAFQEKHNTQEGTWAKLTVLKGEMTFSMLTEDGDTLETFHFSEQNQPPFVEPQAWHRIVSFSDDLECQLSFFCSAEDFYHKKYGLTQTHSEVINAVQHIKPGKTLDLGCGGGRNSLYLNLRGFDVTACDKHEQSIDSLNNIIQSEALENIRAGVYNINLAEIKEQYDFILSTVVLMFLERDRIPHIISNMQDSTVDGGYNLIIAAMSTEDCPCPMPFSFTFKEDELKNYYADWEILKYNEDMGELHKTDAQGNRIKLRFATLLARKP, encoded by the coding sequence ATGCAAGATCTCATTTGTTATAAGAAGATGCCACAGTGGAACAGCCAGACGCTGCCTGCCGCGTTCCAGGAAAAGCACAACACACAAGAAGGCACTTGGGCAAAACTGACCGTGTTGAAAGGGGAAATGACCTTTTCCATGCTGACCGAAGACGGTGATACGTTGGAGACGTTTCACTTCTCCGAGCAGAACCAGCCACCGTTTGTGGAGCCACAGGCGTGGCATCGCATCGTCTCGTTCTCTGACGATCTGGAATGTCAGCTTAGCTTTTTCTGTTCGGCGGAAGATTTCTACCATAAAAAATACGGTCTGACGCAAACCCATTCCGAAGTGATCAACGCAGTACAGCACATTAAGCCGGGCAAAACGCTGGATTTAGGCTGCGGTGGCGGGCGCAACTCGCTGTATCTGAACCTGCGCGGGTTTGACGTAACTGCCTGTGACAAGCACGAGCAAAGCATTGATTCGCTGAATAACATCATCCAGAGCGAAGCACTGGAAAACATCCGGGCGGGCGTTTACAACATCAATCTGGCAGAAATCAAAGAGCAGTACGATTTCATCCTGTCGACCGTTGTGCTGATGTTCCTGGAACGTGACCGTATTCCGCACATCATCAGCAATATGCAAGACAGCACCGTTGACGGTGGCTATAACCTGATTATCGCGGCGATGTCGACGGAAGATTGTCCGTGTCCGATGCCCTTCTCGTTTACCTTTAAAGAAGACGAGCTGAAGAACTATTACGCCGATTGGGAGATCCTCAAATATAACGAGGATATGGGCGAACTACACAAGACAGATGCACAGGGTAATCGCATCAAGCTGCGTTTCGCTACGCTGCTGGCAAGAAAGCCCTAA
- a CDS encoding anaerobic nitric oxide reductase flavorubredoxin has translation MTIHVKNNIHWVGQRDWEVRDFHGTEYKTLQGSSYNSYLIREEKTVLIDTVDHKFSREFVQNLMAEVDLNTIDYIVINHAEEDHAGALSELMARIPNTPIYCTYNAIDSITGHHHHPEWNFHTVKTGDTLDIGNGKQLIFIETPMLHWPDSMMTYMTEDAVLFSNDAFGQHYCDEHLFNDEVDQTELFEQCQRYFANILTPFSRLVTAKIHEVLGFNLPLSMVATSHGVVWRDDPAQIIHLYLKWADSYQEDRITLFYDTMSNNTRMMADAIAQGINDVDPGVAVKIYNVARHDKNEILTQVFRSKGVLVGSSTMNNVMMPKVAAMLEEITGLRFQNKKASAFGSYGWNGGAVDRVQTRLMDAGFETTLALKTKWRPDGSALEVCREHGREIARQWALHPLDNTPARRVISPMKPAATAPQVTTAAQPMSASAESACGCNEVAATQSAVQSESGCMQCTVCQWIYDPALGEPMQDVTPGTMWSDVPDSFLCPECGLGKDVFNPIR, from the coding sequence ATGACTATTCACGTAAAGAACAACATCCACTGGGTTGGACAACGCGATTGGGAAGTCCGTGATTTTCACGGCACAGAATACAAGACGCTGCAAGGTAGCAGCTACAACAGCTACCTGATCCGCGAAGAGAAAACCGTGCTGATCGATACCGTCGATCACAAATTCAGCCGTGAATTTGTGCAGAATCTCATGGCGGAAGTGGATCTGAACACGATTGATTACATCGTGATCAACCATGCCGAAGAGGATCACGCTGGGGCGCTGAGCGAGCTGATGGCGCGTATTCCCAACACCCCGATTTACTGCACCTATAACGCGATCGATTCGATTACCGGCCATCACCATCACCCTGAGTGGAATTTCCACACGGTCAAAACCGGCGACACGTTGGATATCGGGAACGGCAAGCAGTTGATTTTTATTGAAACGCCGATGCTGCACTGGCCGGACAGCATGATGACCTACATGACCGAGGATGCCGTGCTGTTCAGTAACGATGCGTTCGGTCAGCACTACTGCGATGAACACCTGTTTAATGACGAGGTGGATCAAACCGAACTGTTCGAGCAGTGCCAGCGCTATTTCGCCAATATTCTGACACCGTTCAGCCGCTTAGTGACGGCCAAAATCCACGAAGTGCTCGGCTTCAACCTGCCGCTGTCGATGGTCGCGACCTCGCACGGCGTGGTGTGGCGCGACGATCCTGCACAAATCATCCACCTGTATCTGAAGTGGGCGGACAGCTATCAGGAAGATCGCATTACGCTGTTTTACGACACCATGTCCAATAACACCCGCATGATGGCCGACGCCATTGCGCAAGGCATCAACGATGTCGATCCCGGTGTCGCGGTGAAAATCTATAATGTCGCCCGCCACGACAAGAACGAAATCCTGACGCAAGTCTTCCGCTCAAAAGGCGTGTTAGTCGGTTCATCCACCATGAATAACGTGATGATGCCAAAAGTCGCTGCCATGTTGGAAGAGATCACCGGACTGCGTTTCCAAAACAAGAAAGCCTCTGCGTTCGGTAGCTACGGCTGGAACGGCGGTGCGGTAGACCGCGTTCAAACCCGCCTGATGGACGCCGGTTTTGAAACCACGCTGGCGTTGAAAACCAAGTGGCGTCCTGACGGTTCAGCGTTGGAAGTTTGCCGCGAGCACGGTCGCGAAATTGCACGTCAGTGGGCGCTGCATCCGCTGGATAATACGCCTGCCCGCCGTGTCATCTCGCCAATGAAACCGGCGGCTACCGCACCGCAAGTTACCACTGCGGCACAGCCGATGAGCGCTTCTGCTGAGAGCGCCTGCGGATGCAACGAAGTCGCTGCTACACAGTCAGCGGTACAGTCAGAAAGCGGCTGTATGCAGTGCACCGTCTGCCAGTGGATCTACGATCCGGCACTCGGCGAACCCATGCAGGATGTCACACCTGGCACCATGTGGTCGGACGTACCCGACAGCTTCCTTTGCCCAGAATGCGGGCTGGGTAAAGACGTTTTCAATCCAATTCGCTAA
- the yjeH gene encoding L-methionine/branched-chain amino acid transporter has product MSEAKGLKQELGLIQGVGLLSTSLLGTGVFAVPALVAQLAQQDSLWAWPILILFVFPIAIGFAALGQHFPNAGGAAHFVNLAFGPRMARVTGWLFLSVIPLGLPAALQIASGFWQAAFGWSDLGLLCVQLLTLGGIWLLGLRSAGSSANIQIVIAMLVVGLVAAIWWQGDITPAHIPWPSVSELSWPNTFGALAVMFWCFVGLEAFAHMATEFRVPERDFPRALLIGMLVAGAVYWGCTVAVLHFKAYGEGIAATASLPGIVVQLFGQHALWIACFVGYLACFASVNIYTQGFARLVWSQAPKGSALAKLSAGQAPVNALSIVVACCLVCCLLIYWLRLPLDMLIVYANGIFVLIYLLCMLAGWRLLKGRARVMAAIGGVLCCALLLMIGWKSLYALVMLAVLWLFLPRKSVELVSH; this is encoded by the coding sequence GTGAGTGAAGCCAAAGGGTTAAAACAAGAGCTTGGCCTGATTCAAGGCGTAGGGCTGCTTTCTACTTCGCTACTGGGGACTGGGGTGTTTGCGGTTCCTGCGCTGGTCGCACAGCTGGCACAGCAAGACAGCCTGTGGGCGTGGCCGATATTGATCCTGTTTGTTTTTCCTATCGCAATTGGCTTTGCTGCGCTGGGGCAACATTTTCCTAATGCGGGCGGTGCCGCTCACTTTGTTAATCTCGCCTTTGGGCCGCGCATGGCGCGTGTGACCGGCTGGCTATTCCTTTCCGTTATTCCCCTTGGTCTGCCTGCTGCCTTGCAGATTGCCTCGGGGTTTTGGCAGGCGGCATTTGGCTGGAGCGATCTGGGGCTGCTCTGCGTACAGTTGCTGACGCTGGGCGGTATCTGGCTGCTTGGCCTGCGCAGTGCTGGGTCCAGCGCTAACATTCAGATCGTTATTGCGATGTTGGTTGTGGGGCTGGTTGCTGCAATCTGGTGGCAAGGTGACATCACGCCCGCGCATATTCCCTGGCCGTCGGTGAGTGAACTGTCATGGCCTAACACCTTCGGCGCGCTGGCTGTGATGTTTTGGTGCTTCGTTGGCCTTGAAGCGTTTGCTCACATGGCGACGGAATTTCGGGTACCAGAGCGGGATTTTCCACGGGCTTTACTCATCGGCATGCTGGTTGCTGGCGCGGTTTATTGGGGATGCACGGTAGCGGTGTTGCATTTTAAGGCTTACGGAGAAGGGATTGCCGCAACGGCATCGCTGCCAGGTATTGTCGTGCAACTGTTTGGTCAGCACGCTTTGTGGATTGCCTGCTTTGTTGGGTATCTGGCCTGCTTTGCCAGCGTGAATATCTATACGCAGGGTTTTGCCCGTTTAGTCTGGTCGCAGGCACCGAAAGGCAGTGCGCTGGCTAAGCTGTCCGCAGGGCAGGCGCCGGTTAATGCGTTGTCGATTGTTGTTGCCTGTTGTCTGGTGTGCTGCCTGTTGATCTACTGGCTCAGGCTGCCGCTGGATATGCTGATTGTGTACGCTAATGGCATTTTTGTGCTGATTTATCTGCTGTGTATGCTGGCAGGATGGCGTTTGCTGAAAGGGCGCGCCAGAGTGATGGCGGCAATTGGCGGAGTACTCTGTTGTGCGCTGTTGCTGATGATAGGCTGGAAATCGCTGTACGCGTTAGTCATGCTGGCGGTGCTATGGTTGTTCCTACCGCGCAAGTCGGTTGAACTGGTTTCCCACTGA
- the norR gene encoding nitric oxide reductase transcriptional regulator NorR → MTLSINALAHIAIELQMGLSNQDRFQRLINSLRQLLRCDASALLRYENQLFRPLAIDGLAPDVLGRRFRLSDHPRLEAIARAGDVVRFPADSQLPDPYDGLIPSQEDLKVHACVGLPLFANQNLIGALTVDGMDPCQFDHFSDEELRLVGAMAAAALSNALLMERLERQLPAPVRAESPAAESVEEMVGLSEPMQRLKKEVDIVAGSDLNVLIMGETGVGKELVAQAIHHGSGRANHPLVYLNCAALPESVAESELFGHVKGAFTGAIHHRTGKFEMADNGTLFLDEIGELSLTLQAKLLRVLQYGDLQRVGDDSSLKVNVRVLAATNRDLRQAVLDGAFRADLFHRLSVFPLSVPPLRERSQDVALLAGFFCERSRAQLGLVRLALTAEAGALLEQYDWPGNVRELEHAIYRATVLARAGQESGEVLLGPEHFNLELPSQPVHSRAGSSNAIETASAYFISGGLREATDDYQRRIIQQTLARHEGNWSSCARELEMDSGNLHRLAKRLGIK, encoded by the coding sequence ATGACGCTTTCTATTAACGCCCTTGCCCATATCGCTATCGAGCTGCAAATGGGGCTATCGAATCAGGATCGTTTTCAGCGATTGATTAACAGCCTGCGCCAACTGCTGCGCTGTGATGCGTCGGCGTTGCTGCGTTACGAAAATCAGCTATTCCGCCCGCTGGCGATAGATGGCCTGGCACCGGACGTGCTGGGGCGACGTTTTCGCCTGTCCGATCATCCTCGTCTAGAGGCGATTGCCCGTGCTGGGGATGTCGTGCGTTTTCCGGCGGACAGTCAGCTTCCCGATCCGTATGACGGCCTGATCCCCAGTCAAGAGGATCTTAAGGTGCACGCCTGCGTTGGCCTGCCGCTGTTTGCCAATCAGAACCTGATCGGTGCGCTGACCGTAGACGGCATGGATCCGTGCCAGTTCGATCATTTTAGCGATGAGGAACTGCGGCTGGTGGGGGCGATGGCGGCGGCGGCGCTGAGTAATGCGCTGCTGATGGAACGCCTTGAACGGCAGCTGCCCGCGCCGGTGCGTGCCGAAAGTCCGGCAGCGGAAAGCGTGGAAGAAATGGTTGGATTATCAGAACCGATGCAGCGGTTGAAGAAAGAGGTCGATATTGTCGCGGGTTCCGATCTGAACGTGCTGATTATGGGAGAGACTGGCGTCGGTAAAGAACTGGTGGCGCAGGCGATTCATCATGGTTCCGGTCGTGCAAATCATCCTCTGGTGTATCTGAACTGCGCTGCGCTGCCGGAATCGGTAGCAGAGAGCGAGCTGTTTGGTCATGTGAAGGGCGCGTTTACTGGTGCGATTCATCATCGAACCGGCAAGTTTGAAATGGCGGACAACGGTACGCTGTTTCTGGATGAGATTGGCGAGCTGTCGCTGACGCTACAGGCGAAGTTGCTCCGCGTATTGCAATATGGCGACCTACAGCGCGTGGGGGATGACAGCAGCCTGAAAGTAAACGTGCGCGTGCTGGCAGCAACTAACCGCGATTTGCGGCAGGCGGTGCTGGATGGGGCTTTCCGTGCCGATTTATTCCACCGTTTGAGTGTGTTCCCGCTGTCTGTGCCGCCGCTGCGTGAGCGTAGTCAGGATGTAGCGCTGTTAGCTGGTTTCTTCTGTGAGCGCAGCCGTGCGCAGCTCGGGCTGGTACGTCTGGCGTTAACCGCGGAAGCGGGCGCGTTACTGGAACAGTACGATTGGCCGGGGAACGTGCGCGAACTGGAGCATGCAATTTACCGCGCTACTGTGCTGGCGCGTGCCGGACAAGAATCGGGAGAGGTACTTTTAGGCCCTGAGCATTTCAATCTCGAACTTCCCTCCCAACCGGTTCATTCCAGAGCAGGATCGTCGAATGCTATTGAGACCGCGTCCGCGTATTTCATCAGCGGCGGCCTGCGAGAGGCAACGGATGATTATCAGCGTCGGATTATCCAACAAACGCTGGCGCGCCATGAGGGCAACTGGTCATCCTGCGCGAGAGAATTGGAAATGGACAGCGGCAACCTGCACCGTCTGGCGAAGCGGTTGGGCATCAAATGA
- the cysZ gene encoding sulfate transporter CysZ: protein MTEYIGTMSSEKSSFPEKPPSFEKPSHSNTADHTRSGVHYFFAGWRLISLPGIRRFVILPLLMNIVLMGGAFWWLFTQLNDWIPQIMSHIPSWLQWLSYLIWPLAVLSILLVFSYLFSTIANFIAAPFNGLLAEQLEAKLTGQTLPDSGILSIAKDVPRIMKREVQKLAYYLPRAIVLLLLYFIPGIGQTVAPVLWFLFSAWMLAIQYCDYPFDNHKVGFSTMRQALRRHKVANMQFGALVSLFTLVPFLNLVIMPVAVCGATQLWVDRYRNLSATLPKKSP, encoded by the coding sequence ATGACTGAGTATATCGGCACCATGTCTTCAGAAAAATCATCGTTTCCAGAAAAACCACCGTCTTTCGAAAAACCGTCTCACAGCAACACCGCAGACCACACTCGCAGCGGCGTACACTATTTTTTTGCCGGATGGCGCTTGATCTCTCTGCCGGGCATCCGGCGTTTCGTTATTCTTCCTTTACTCATGAATATCGTGCTGATGGGCGGCGCTTTTTGGTGGCTTTTCACCCAATTGAATGATTGGATTCCTCAGATCATGAGCCACATTCCAAGCTGGCTTCAATGGCTCAGCTACCTCATTTGGCCACTCGCCGTCCTCTCCATCTTACTGGTATTCAGCTACCTATTCAGTACTATCGCCAATTTTATTGCCGCACCGTTTAACGGCTTACTGGCGGAGCAGTTGGAAGCAAAACTAACCGGCCAAACGCTGCCGGACAGCGGCATACTGAGTATTGCCAAAGACGTCCCACGCATCATGAAACGTGAGGTCCAAAAACTGGCGTACTACCTGCCGCGCGCCATTGTGCTATTGCTTCTCTATTTTATTCCCGGCATCGGGCAGACTGTCGCTCCGGTTTTATGGTTCCTGTTCAGCGCGTGGATGCTGGCGATTCAGTACTGCGATTATCCTTTTGATAACCACAAAGTAGGCTTTTCTACGATGCGGCAGGCATTACGCCGCCATAAAGTCGCCAATATGCAGTTTGGCGCATTGGTCAGCTTGTTTACGCTGGTGCCTTTTTTGAATCTGGTCATCATGCCCGTTGCGGTATGCGGCGCAACGCAGCTGTGGGTGGATCGTTATCGGAATCTATCCGCAACGCTGCCGAAAAAATCACCATAA
- the ribB gene encoding 3,4-dihydroxy-2-butanone-4-phosphate synthase, whose product MNQTLLSEFGNPTERVERALDALRHGRGVLVLDDEDRENEGDMIFSAESMTVEQMALTIRHGSGIVCLCLTEERRQQLELPMMVEKNSSHYQTAFTVTIEAAEGVTTGVSAADRLTTIRAAIADNARPSDLNHPGHVFPLRAQPGGVLTRGGHTEATVDLMTLAGLKPSGVLCELTNDDGSMAHAPEVIAFAKQHDMLVLTIEDLVAYRIAAERKAS is encoded by the coding sequence ATGAATCAGACATTACTTTCTGAATTTGGCAATCCTACCGAACGCGTAGAACGCGCACTTGATGCATTGCGTCATGGCCGCGGCGTACTGGTACTGGATGATGAAGATCGTGAAAACGAAGGTGACATGATCTTTTCCGCTGAAAGCATGACCGTTGAACAAATGGCGCTGACGATTCGTCACGGCAGTGGCATTGTGTGCCTGTGCCTGACGGAAGAGCGTCGCCAGCAACTGGAACTGCCTATGATGGTGGAGAAAAACTCCAGCCATTACCAAACGGCGTTCACCGTAACTATCGAAGCCGCCGAAGGCGTGACGACAGGCGTTTCTGCCGCTGACCGCTTGACTACCATTCGTGCTGCGATTGCGGATAACGCTAGGCCGAGCGATCTGAATCACCCTGGCCACGTATTCCCGTTGCGCGCCCAGCCGGGTGGCGTATTAACACGCGGTGGTCACACTGAGGCAACGGTTGACCTGATGACGTTGGCGGGCCTGAAGCCATCTGGCGTACTGTGTGAACTGACGAACGATGATGGCTCAATGGCGCATGCGCCGGAAGTGATCGCGTTTGCCAAACAGCACGATATGCTGGTGCTGACGATTGAAGATCTGGTCGCTTACCGCATTGCGGCAGAGCGCAAAGCCAGCTGA